In Methanooceanicella nereidis, the sequence AAACATCCAGTGCTACGCGGCAAGAAGGGCGAGCGCGAAGTTGTTCGAGGACGGAAAAGTGGATTTTGGGTGTGATTGAATGGAATACCATCTTAGTACGCCAGTCTCCAGAGAGGACATAAAAAAGCTAAAGGCCGGCGATGTAGTGTATATCAGCGGAACGTTCCTTACCGCGAGGGATAAGGCCCATATGAGGATACTGGAATATTTTTCATCGGGTAAACAATTGCCATTTGATCTGGAAGGGTCGGTCATATTCCATGGGGCGCCTGTCGTAGAGAAGGAAGGGGAAGAGTGGAAGATAGTCGCCATAGGCCCAACGACGAGCGCGCGCATGAACGACCTGGAGCCCGATGTCATCAGGAATGGCGGGATCTTGATAGTGGGTAAGGGCGGAATGGATAAAAGTACGCTTAAAGCGCTACACGATTCGTGCTCGGCCTACTTATCCATGACCGGCGGGATAGCTGTGATAGGAGCCCGTATGGTCGAGAATGTCGCGGGCGTGGAATGGCTGGACCTTGGCCTGGCCGAAGCGGTATGGAAGCTTGAAGTGAAGGATTTCGGGCCGCTTACTGTCACCATGGACGCCCATATGAACGATCTTTATGAGAATGTAAGACAGCGAGTTTCGGAAAATATTAAGAAGATGGGGTAGATATATAGGAACAGTATCATGAATGGAGGTGAGATCCAGCATGTGTAGCAGCGGCGGAATGATGGGAGACATTGAGCTCAACGAGCTTAAGTTTAAAAGATATCAGTGCAAAGAGTGCGACAGCAAGTTCAAGGGTGCCGGAAAGACACCTACGTGCCCGTCTTGCGGTTCCGAGGACGTAGAGTTGATAGAGTGAACGTTACGGTAAGCCTCGGCCTCGACGACATATTATTTTTAACGGATGGTAAGTTTACCGCAGGCATCATTAAAGCAGGCGATGTTAAGCGTGTTTTTATAGAGACCGATACGGAGGAGCTCGTCCAGTTCCTGGATCCGGAGGATATACTGGCCGCGTCGTGTTTTTATAGCGGCGAAAGGGCCAAATCGTCCATCAGGTGTATGCTATACCTGGTACGCGAAGGCGACATGC encodes:
- a CDS encoding FumA C-terminus/TtdB family hydratase beta subunit produces the protein MEYHLSTPVSREDIKKLKAGDVVYISGTFLTARDKAHMRILEYFSSGKQLPFDLEGSVIFHGAPVVEKEGEEWKIVAIGPTTSARMNDLEPDVIRNGGILIVGKGGMDKSTLKALHDSCSAYLSMTGGIAVIGARMVENVAGVEWLDLGLAEAVWKLEVKDFGPLTVTMDAHMNDLYENVRQRVSENIKKMG